In Lycium ferocissimum isolate CSIRO_LF1 chromosome 11, AGI_CSIRO_Lferr_CH_V1, whole genome shotgun sequence, a single genomic region encodes these proteins:
- the LOC132038432 gene encoding extensin-like yields the protein MARQRRRQTQPPEPTLQKPKSPNPDPKPPHHTPHLDPKSTKILTPPPQSTEPPIATVRAQIDTPTPGLPALIQPDLKDSSPTTENERTVTPVSGIPQTLAPMHFG from the coding sequence ATGGCCCGCCAACGACGCCGCCAAACACAACCACCAGAACCCACCTTACAAAAACCCAAAAGCCCCAATCCAGATCCCAAGCCACCTCACCACACCCCCCATCTGGATCCCAAATCGACAAAGATATTAACCCCTCCGCCGCAATCCACTGAGCCACCAATTGCGACGGTGAGAGCGCAAATTGATACTCCAACACCTGGACTACCAGCTCTAATCCAACCAGATTTGAAGGATTCATCACCTACAACAGAGAATGAACGCACAGTTACCCCGGTATCTGGTATACCACAAACCCTAGCTCCAATGCATTTTGGGTAA